The following are encoded together in the Gasterosteus aculeatus chromosome 7, fGasAcu3.hap1.1, whole genome shotgun sequence genome:
- the LOC120813962 gene encoding B-cell receptor CD22-like isoform X12 — protein MGRALFGVLGLFLLNILLYCGHAQDALLHIEPNWSPLFNGEKVTFICDSQEGNIADWVYSFNLNDHWTNYRPENTYTLSSLTTGDSGEYQCAASQKSSNVTRRSNKVSLSVSAKPKAQLRKYSPVAGSVTLTCSVGSSSSSRSSSSSSSGWKYFWYKDDKTSEPLKTGDDVLLQSGSFSHSGGGVYWCRGGRGDPVYYTEYSRPVVTNRADVKPNWPEIYSGETITLTCGIEEGGGSEWEYEWRTPDYYTPPHPRGSMMTSSVRGDYSCKGRLKDGASTTEWSDAFTVKTSAKPKAQLRKYSVGGHVTLTCSVESSSSSSSSGWKYFWYKDDKTSEPLKTGDDVLLQSGSISPSGGGVYWCRGGRGAPVYYTEYSHPVVTNRAVVTLQHDWPEIYSGETITLTCGIEEGGGSEWEYEWRTPDYYTPPNPRESMITSSVRGDYSCKGRLKDGASTTEWSDAFTVKTSDVPQPVLTVSPSWTSPGDSVTLTCSVEPPSAGWRFFWYQAVPELSLNYTYELLVGNTTGTEQDSYILHGQTHTAGYVCRAGRGDPVFYTLYSDVKFVWSGGEFVHTFIFLHKRINVLFVLTLFVLCVSPNDVFSGVNPAASLTVSPHRLQHFSTESLSLSCEGNSTEWKVMKADESGFMSSCSYWGQMTGSTCNTDTRASSGVYWCESATQSSNAANITTHNPEEAASSSVFLLLLVVGLVSGVLLIILLLLILCCYRKSKASSLSRSQRTNQSPATDHMINQGETQDGHYAALLHGDSCLYETIRGSGQCEPGTNDEPEESDYQNVMMETAAGTSSTTDHVVQYE, from the exons ATGGGACGCGCTTTGTTTGGTGTGTTGGGGCTTTTCT TGCTGAATATTCTCCTCTACTGTGGACACGCTCAAG atgctttgctgcatattgAGCCAAACTGGTCTCCTTTATTTAATGGAGAGAAAGTTACCTTCATATGTGACTCACAGGAAGGAAACATCGCTGACTGGGTTTACTCATTCAATCTGAATGATCATTGGACCAACTACAGACCagaaaatacatatacattatCATCTCTAACTACAGGAGATAGTGGTGAATATCAGTGTGCTGCTTCTCAGAAGTCTTCCAACGTTACAAGAAGAAGTAATAAAGTCTCTCTAAGTGTATCAG CAAAACCAAAGGCCCAACTGAGAAAATACTCTCCTGTAGCGGGAAGTGTGACCCTGACCTGCTCTGTGgggtcttcatcatcatcacgatcatcatcatcatcatcatctggatGGAAGTACTTCTGGTACAAAGACGACAAAACCTCTGAACCTCTGAAAACAGGAgatgatgttctcctccagagtGGAAGCTTCTCTCACTCTGGCGGAGGAGTCTActggtgcagaggaggaagaggagacccaGTTTACTACACAGAGTACAGCCGTCCAGTCG tCACAAACAGAGCTGATGTGAAGCCCAACTGGCCTGAGATTTACTCTGGAGAGACGATCACTCTCACATGTGGaatagaggagggaggaggctctGAGTGGGAATATGAATGGAGAACACCCGACTATTACACACCTCCACACCCAAGAGGCtccatgatgacatcatcagtcaGAGGAGACTACAGCTGTAAGGGCAGACTGAAAGATGGAGCCTCTACAACAGAATGGAGTGATGCTTTCACAGTAAAAACATCAG CAAAACCAAAGGCCCAACTGAGAAAATACTCTGTAGGGGGACATGTGACCCTGACCTGCTCTGTggagtcatcatcatcatcatcatcatctggatGGAAGTACTTCTGGTACAAAGACGACAAAACCTCTGAACCTCTGAAAACAGGAgatgatgttctcctccagagtGGAAGCatctctccctctggtggaggaGTCTActggtgcagaggaggaagaggagccccAGTTTACTACACAGAGTACAGCCATCCAGTCG tCACAAACAGAGCTGTTGTGACTCTGCAACACGACTGGCCTGAGATTTACTCTGGAGAGACGATCACTCTCACATGTGGaatagaggagggaggaggctctGAGTGGGAGTATGAATGGAGAACACCCGACTATTACACACCTCCAAACCCAAGAGAATCCATGATTACATCATCAGTCAGAGGAGACTACAGCTGTAAGGGCAGACTGAAAGATGGAGCCTCTACAACAGAATGGAGTGATGCTTTCACAGTAAAAACATCAG atgtccctcagcctgtcctcacagtgtctccatcatggacgagtcctggagactcagtgactctgacctgcagtgttgaacctccgtctgcaggatggaggttcttctggtatcAGGCTGTTCCagaactgtcactcaactacaCCTATGAGCTTCTAGTTGGTAAcaccactgggactgaacaggattcctacattcttcatggacagacacacacagcaggatatgtgtgcagagctggaagaggagatcctgtgtttTACACTCTGTACAGTGAtgtgaagtttgtctggtctggaggtgagtttgttcacacttttatattcttgcacaagagaataaatgtcctttttgtgttgacattgtttgtcctgtgtgtgtctcctaatgacGTGTTttcaggtgtgaatccagcagcgtctctcacagtgagtcctcacagactgcagcacttcagcacagagtcactgtcactgagctgtgagggaaactctacTGAGTGGAAAGTGATGAAGGCTGATGAATCTGGCTTCATGTCATCCTGTTCTTACTGGGGACaaatgactggatccacatgcaacaccgacactagagcgagtagtggagtgtactggtgtgagtctgCAACACAGtccagcaatgcagccaacatcactacacaca atcctgaagaagcagcatcaagctctgTGTTTCTCCTGCTGTTGGTGGTTGGTCTGGTTTCTGGAGTTTTACTGattattctcctgctgctgatTCTGTGTTGCTACAGAAAGTCAAAAG cttcaagcctcagcag gtctcagaggaccaatcagagcccagCTACAGACCACATGATCAACCAGGGTGAAACTCAAGACGGACATTACGCTGCTCTTCTTCATG GTGATTCTTGTCTCTATGAAACAATCAGAGGCTCTGGACAATGTGAACCAG GGACGAATGATGAACCAGAGGAGAGCGATTACCAAAATGTGATgatggaaacagctgcaggtaCTTCAAGTACAACAGACCATGTAGTACAAT atgaataa
- the LOC120813962 gene encoding uncharacterized protein LOC120813962 isoform X1 produces the protein MGRALFGVLGLFLLNILLYCGHAQDALLHIEPNWSPLFTGEKVTFICDLKEVNNADWVYSFRWKDHWFINYRPENRFTLSSLTAGDSGEYQCAASQKSSNVRESNKVSLSVSEKPKAKLRKYSVGGRVTLTCSVGSSSSSSSPSSSSSSGWKYFWYRDEKTSEPLKTGDDVLLQSGSISPSGRGVYWCRGGRGDPVYYTEYSHPVVINRAVVTLQHDWPEIYSGETITLTCGIEEGGGSEWEYEWRTPGYYTPPNPRGSMRTSSVTGDYSCKGRLKDGASTTKWSEAFTVKTSAAKPKAQLRKYSPVWGRVTLTCSVGSSSPSSSSSSGWKYFWYKRNKYSAPLKTGDDVLLQSGSFSHSGGGVYWCRGGRGDPVYYTEYSHPVVTNRAVVKPNWPEIYSGETITLTCGIKEGGGSEWEYEWRTPDYYTPPNPRGSMMTSSVRGDYSCKGRLKDGASTTEWSDAFTVKISEKPKAQLRKDSPVAGRVTLTCSVGSSSSPSSSGWKYFWYKHNKYSEPLKPGDDVLLQSGSISPSGGGVYWCRGGRGGGRGDPVYYTEYSHPVVTNRAVVTLQHDWPEIYSGETITLTCGIEEGGGSEWEYEWRTPDYYTPPNPRGSMMTSSVRGDYSCKGRLKDGASTTEWSDAFTVKTSAAKPKAQLRKYSPVAGSVTLTCSVGSSSSSRSSSSSSSGWKYFWYKDDKTSEPLKTGDDVLLQSGSFSHSGGGVYWCRGGRGDPVYYTEYSRPVVTNRADVKPNWPEIYSGETITLTCGIEEGGGSEWEYEWRTPDYYTPPHPRGSMMTSSVRGDYSCKGRLKDGASTTEWSDAFTVKTSAAKPKAQLRKYSVGGHVTLTCSVESSSSSSSSGWKYFWYKDDKTSEPLKTGDDVLLQSGSISPSGGGVYWCRGGRGAPVYYTEYSHPVVTNRAVVTLQHDWPEIYSGETITLTCGIEEGGGSEWEYEWRTPDYYTPPNPRESMITSSVRGDYSCKGRLKDGASTTEWSDAFTVKTSDVPQPVLTVSPSWTSPGDSVTLTCSVEPPSAGWRFFWYQAVPELSLNYTYELLVGNTTGTEQDSYILHGQTHTAGYVCRAGRGDPVFYTLYSDVKFVWSGGEFVHTFIFLHKRINVLFVLTLFVLCVSPNDVFSGVNPAASLTVSPHRLQHFSTESLSLSCEGNSTEWKVMKADESGFMSSCSYWGQMTGSTCNTDTRASSGVYWCESATQSSNAANITTHNPEEAASSSVFLLLLVVGLVSGVLLIILLLLILCCYRKSKASSLSRSQRTNQSPATDHMINQGETQDGHYAALLHGDSCLYETIRGSGQCEPGTNDEPEESDYQNVMMETAAGTSSTTDHVVQYE, from the exons ATGGGACGCGCTTTGTTTGGTGTGTTGGGGCTTTTCT TGCTGAATATTCTCCTCTACTGTGGACACGCTCAAG atgctttgctgcatattgAGCCAAACTGGTCTCCTTTATTTACTGGAGAGAAAGTTACCTTCATATGTGACTTAAAGGAAGTAAACAACGCTGACTGGGTTTACTCATTCAGATGGAAAGATCATTGGTTTATCAACTACAGAccagaaaatagatttacatTATCATCTCTAACTGCAGGAGATAGTGGTGAATATCAGTGTGCTGCTTCTCAGAAGTCTTCCAACGTTAGAGAAAGTAATAAAGTCTCTCTAAGTGTATCAG aaaaaccaAAGGCCAAACTGAGAAAATACTCTGTAGGGGGACGTGTGACCCTGACCTGCTCTGTGgggtcttcatcatcatcatcatcaccatcatcatcatcatcatctggatGGAAGTACTTCTGGTACAGAGACGAGAAAACCTCTGAACCTCTGAAAACAGGAgatgatgttctcctccagagtGGAAGCATCTCTCCCTCTGGTAGAGGAGTCTActggtgcagaggaggaagaggagacccaGTTTACTACACAGAGTACAGCCATCCAGTCG tCATAAACAGAGCTGTTGTGACTCTGCAACACGACTGGCCTGAGATTTACTCTGGAGAGACGATCACTCTCACATGTGGaatagaggagggaggaggctctGAGTGGGAGTATGAATGGAGAACACCCGGCTATTACACACCTCCAAACCCAAGAGGCTCCATGAGGACATCATCAGTCACAGGAGACTACAGCTGTAAGGGCAGACTGAAAGATGGAGCCTCTACAACAAAATGGAGTGAAGCTTTCACAGTAAAAACATCAG CAGCAAAACCAAAGGCCCAACTGAGAAAATACTCTCCTGTATGGGGACGTGTGACCCTGACCTGCTCTGTGGGgtcttcatcaccatcatcatcatcatcatctggatGGAAGTACTTCTGGTACAAACGCAACAAATACTCTGCACCTCTGAAAACAGGAgatgatgttctcctccagagtGGAAGCTTCTCTCACTCTGGTGGAGGAGTCTActggtgcagaggaggaagaggagacccaGTTTACTACACAGAGTACAGCCATCCAGTCG TCACAAACAGAGCTGTTGTGAAGCCCAACTGGCCTGAGATTTACTCTGGAGAGACGATCACTCTCACATGTGGaataaaggagggaggaggctctGAGTGGGAGTATGAATGGAGAACACCCGACTATTACACACCTCCAAACCCAAGAGGCtccatgatgacatcatcagtcaGAGGAGACTACAGCTGTAAGGGCAGACTGAAAGATGGAGCCTCTACAACAGAATGGAGTGATGCTTTCACAGTAAAAATATCAG aaaaaccaAAGGCCCAACTGAGAAAAGACTCTCCTGTAGCGGGACGTGTGACCCTGACCTGCTCTGTGGGgtcttcatcatcaccatcatcatctggATGGAAGTACTTCTggtacaaacacaacaaatactCTGAACCTCTGAAACCAGGAgatgatgttctcctccagagtGGAAGCatctctccctctggtggaggaGTCTActggtgcagaggaggaagaggaggaggaagaggagacccaGTTTACTACACAGAGTACAGCCATCCAGTCG tCACAAACAGAGCTGTTGTGACTCTGCAACACGACTGGCCTGAGATTTACTCTGGAGAGACGATCACTCTCACATGTGGaatagaggagggaggaggctctGAGTGGGAGTATGAATGGAGAACACCCGACTATTACACACCTCCAAACCCAAGAGGCtccatgatgacatcatcagtcaGAGGAGACTACAGCTGTAAGGGCAGACTGAAAGATGGAGCCTCTACAACAGAATGGAGTGATGCTTTCACAGTAAAAACATCAG CAGCAAAACCAAAGGCCCAACTGAGAAAATACTCTCCTGTAGCGGGAAGTGTGACCCTGACCTGCTCTGTGgggtcttcatcatcatcacgatcatcatcatcatcatcatctggatGGAAGTACTTCTGGTACAAAGACGACAAAACCTCTGAACCTCTGAAAACAGGAgatgatgttctcctccagagtGGAAGCTTCTCTCACTCTGGCGGAGGAGTCTActggtgcagaggaggaagaggagacccaGTTTACTACACAGAGTACAGCCGTCCAGTCG tCACAAACAGAGCTGATGTGAAGCCCAACTGGCCTGAGATTTACTCTGGAGAGACGATCACTCTCACATGTGGaatagaggagggaggaggctctGAGTGGGAATATGAATGGAGAACACCCGACTATTACACACCTCCACACCCAAGAGGCtccatgatgacatcatcagtcaGAGGAGACTACAGCTGTAAGGGCAGACTGAAAGATGGAGCCTCTACAACAGAATGGAGTGATGCTTTCACAGTAAAAACATCAG CAGCAAAACCAAAGGCCCAACTGAGAAAATACTCTGTAGGGGGACATGTGACCCTGACCTGCTCTGTggagtcatcatcatcatcatcatcatctggatGGAAGTACTTCTGGTACAAAGACGACAAAACCTCTGAACCTCTGAAAACAGGAgatgatgttctcctccagagtGGAAGCatctctccctctggtggaggaGTCTActggtgcagaggaggaagaggagccccAGTTTACTACACAGAGTACAGCCATCCAGTCG tCACAAACAGAGCTGTTGTGACTCTGCAACACGACTGGCCTGAGATTTACTCTGGAGAGACGATCACTCTCACATGTGGaatagaggagggaggaggctctGAGTGGGAGTATGAATGGAGAACACCCGACTATTACACACCTCCAAACCCAAGAGAATCCATGATTACATCATCAGTCAGAGGAGACTACAGCTGTAAGGGCAGACTGAAAGATGGAGCCTCTACAACAGAATGGAGTGATGCTTTCACAGTAAAAACATCAG atgtccctcagcctgtcctcacagtgtctccatcatggacgagtcctggagactcagtgactctgacctgcagtgttgaacctccgtctgcaggatggaggttcttctggtatcAGGCTGTTCCagaactgtcactcaactacaCCTATGAGCTTCTAGTTGGTAAcaccactgggactgaacaggattcctacattcttcatggacagacacacacagcaggatatgtgtgcagagctggaagaggagatcctgtgtttTACACTCTGTACAGTGAtgtgaagtttgtctggtctggaggtgagtttgttcacacttttatattcttgcacaagagaataaatgtcctttttgtgttgacattgtttgtcctgtgtgtgtctcctaatgacGTGTTttcaggtgtgaatccagcagcgtctctcacagtgagtcctcacagactgcagcacttcagcacagagtcactgtcactgagctgtgagggaaactctacTGAGTGGAAAGTGATGAAGGCTGATGAATCTGGCTTCATGTCATCCTGTTCTTACTGGGGACaaatgactggatccacatgcaacaccgacactagagcgagtagtggagtgtactggtgtgagtctgCAACACAGtccagcaatgcagccaacatcactacacaca atcctgaagaagcagcatcaagctctgTGTTTCTCCTGCTGTTGGTGGTTGGTCTGGTTTCTGGAGTTTTACTGattattctcctgctgctgatTCTGTGTTGCTACAGAAAGTCAAAAG cttcaagcctcagcag gtctcagaggaccaatcagagcccagCTACAGACCACATGATCAACCAGGGTGAAACTCAAGACGGACATTACGCTGCTCTTCTTCATG GTGATTCTTGTCTCTATGAAACAATCAGAGGCTCTGGACAATGTGAACCAG GGACGAATGATGAACCAGAGGAGAGCGATTACCAAAATGTGATgatggaaacagctgcaggtaCTTCAAGTACAACAGACCATGTAGTACAAT atgaataa
- the LOC120813962 gene encoding B-cell receptor CD22-like isoform X13 — protein sequence MGRALFGVLGLFLLNILLYCGHAQDALLHIEPNWSPLFNGEKVTFICDSQEGNIADWVYSFNLNDHWTNYRPENTYTLSSLTTGDSGEYQCAASQKSSNVTRRSNKVSLSVSAKPKAQLRKYSPVAGSVTLTCSVGSSSSSRSSSSSSSGWKYFWYKDDKTSEPLKTGDDVLLQSGSFSHSGGGVYWCRGGRGDPVYYTEYSRPVVTNRADVKPNWPEIYSGETITLTCGIEEGGGSEWEYEWRTPDYYTPPHPRGSMMTSSVRGDYSCKGRLKDGASTTEWSDAFTVKTSAKPKAQLRKYSVGGHVTLTCSVESSSSSSSSGWKYFWYKDDKTSEPLKTGDDVLLQSGSISPSGGGVYWCRGGRGAPVYYTEYSHPVVTNRAVVTLQHDWPEIYSGETITLTCGIEEGGGSEWEYEWRTPDYYTPPNPRESMITSSVRGDYSCKGRLKDGASTTEWSDAFTVKTSDVPQPVLTVSPSWTSPGDSVTLTCSVEPPSAGWRFFWYQAVPELSLNYTYELLVGNTTGTEQDSYILHGQTHTAGYVCRAGRGDPVFYTLYSDVKFVWSGGVNPAASLTVSPHRLQHFSTESLSLSCEGNSTEWKVMKADESGFMSSCSYWGQMTGSTCNTDTRASSGVYWCESATQSSNAANITTHNPEEAASSSVFLLLLVVGLVSGVLLIILLLLILCCYRKSKASSLSRSQRTNQSPATDHMINQGETQDGHYAALLHGDSCLYETIRGSGQCEPGTNDEPEESDYQNVMMETAAGTSSTTDHVVQYE from the exons ATGGGACGCGCTTTGTTTGGTGTGTTGGGGCTTTTCT TGCTGAATATTCTCCTCTACTGTGGACACGCTCAAG atgctttgctgcatattgAGCCAAACTGGTCTCCTTTATTTAATGGAGAGAAAGTTACCTTCATATGTGACTCACAGGAAGGAAACATCGCTGACTGGGTTTACTCATTCAATCTGAATGATCATTGGACCAACTACAGACCagaaaatacatatacattatCATCTCTAACTACAGGAGATAGTGGTGAATATCAGTGTGCTGCTTCTCAGAAGTCTTCCAACGTTACAAGAAGAAGTAATAAAGTCTCTCTAAGTGTATCAG CAAAACCAAAGGCCCAACTGAGAAAATACTCTCCTGTAGCGGGAAGTGTGACCCTGACCTGCTCTGTGgggtcttcatcatcatcacgatcatcatcatcatcatcatctggatGGAAGTACTTCTGGTACAAAGACGACAAAACCTCTGAACCTCTGAAAACAGGAgatgatgttctcctccagagtGGAAGCTTCTCTCACTCTGGCGGAGGAGTCTActggtgcagaggaggaagaggagacccaGTTTACTACACAGAGTACAGCCGTCCAGTCG tCACAAACAGAGCTGATGTGAAGCCCAACTGGCCTGAGATTTACTCTGGAGAGACGATCACTCTCACATGTGGaatagaggagggaggaggctctGAGTGGGAATATGAATGGAGAACACCCGACTATTACACACCTCCACACCCAAGAGGCtccatgatgacatcatcagtcaGAGGAGACTACAGCTGTAAGGGCAGACTGAAAGATGGAGCCTCTACAACAGAATGGAGTGATGCTTTCACAGTAAAAACATCAG CAAAACCAAAGGCCCAACTGAGAAAATACTCTGTAGGGGGACATGTGACCCTGACCTGCTCTGTggagtcatcatcatcatcatcatcatctggatGGAAGTACTTCTGGTACAAAGACGACAAAACCTCTGAACCTCTGAAAACAGGAgatgatgttctcctccagagtGGAAGCatctctccctctggtggaggaGTCTActggtgcagaggaggaagaggagccccAGTTTACTACACAGAGTACAGCCATCCAGTCG tCACAAACAGAGCTGTTGTGACTCTGCAACACGACTGGCCTGAGATTTACTCTGGAGAGACGATCACTCTCACATGTGGaatagaggagggaggaggctctGAGTGGGAGTATGAATGGAGAACACCCGACTATTACACACCTCCAAACCCAAGAGAATCCATGATTACATCATCAGTCAGAGGAGACTACAGCTGTAAGGGCAGACTGAAAGATGGAGCCTCTACAACAGAATGGAGTGATGCTTTCACAGTAAAAACATCAG atgtccctcagcctgtcctcacagtgtctccatcatggacgagtcctggagactcagtgactctgacctgcagtgttgaacctccgtctgcaggatggaggttcttctggtatcAGGCTGTTCCagaactgtcactcaactacaCCTATGAGCTTCTAGTTGGTAAcaccactgggactgaacaggattcctacattcttcatggacagacacacacagcaggatatgtgtgcagagctggaagaggagatcctgtgtttTACACTCTGTACAGTGAtgtgaagtttgtctggtctggag gtgtgaatccagcagcgtctctcacagtgagtcctcacagactgcagcacttcagcacagagtcactgtcactgagctgtgagggaaactctacTGAGTGGAAAGTGATGAAGGCTGATGAATCTGGCTTCATGTCATCCTGTTCTTACTGGGGACaaatgactggatccacatgcaacaccgacactagagcgagtagtggagtgtactggtgtgagtctgCAACACAGtccagcaatgcagccaacatcactacacaca atcctgaagaagcagcatcaagctctgTGTTTCTCCTGCTGTTGGTGGTTGGTCTGGTTTCTGGAGTTTTACTGattattctcctgctgctgatTCTGTGTTGCTACAGAAAGTCAAAAG cttcaagcctcagcag gtctcagaggaccaatcagagcccagCTACAGACCACATGATCAACCAGGGTGAAACTCAAGACGGACATTACGCTGCTCTTCTTCATG GTGATTCTTGTCTCTATGAAACAATCAGAGGCTCTGGACAATGTGAACCAG GGACGAATGATGAACCAGAGGAGAGCGATTACCAAAATGTGATgatggaaacagctgcaggtaCTTCAAGTACAACAGACCATGTAGTACAAT atgaataa